A region of the Deltaproteobacteria bacterium genome:
AGGCCCTGGATAACTTTGAACTGGATGAAGACTGGGAAGAGGAATGGGAGGAAGATTGGGAAGAAGAGGAGGATGTTATAGCCCAAAAACCTTCCTTGACCGCCAAGGCCAAATCTTCCGCTTCTCTTCGGGATTTTCTGAAAGGGCAGACCAAACCCCAGCTTATCAGCCTTATCCAGGAATTGGCCAATACGATTCCTGAGGTTAATCAGGCTTTAGAGGATCATCAATCCTTGCCATCTGGAAAAAGCTGGCCGAGAACCTGATTGCTCAAACCAAACCCAGAGCTTACGAACAAGTCCCCCATTAAGAAATTTCCGGCCCAAGGGACTTTACTTTTCCAGAAAAAAGCTCCACAATATTTAGACATGGAATGTCTGGACATACTGGGATGGTTTCTGGCCGATGCCTTAACCCAGGCGGCCGGGAGCTCACATACCACGATTATGTAATCGGATACCCCAACCCGGACCAGCCGGAACCAAGATTTTGGATATACAAAACAGGTTAATAAAACCTCAACTGGTCCGGGTCCAAGGCGTGTTCTTTAAGAAATTCTATCCATTTTGCGTAGAATTATATTCTTTAGTTACTAATTATCCCAAAAAGGAGCAAAACCATGGACATCTTCTCAGGTTTTAGTGGTTTCCCCAAACAGTCCCTATCTTTCTTTAAAGACCTGGCCCTAAACAACACCAAGATGTGGTTTGATCAGCACAAGGAGGTCTACGAACAGCAGGTTATGGCACCGGCCCGTGATTTTATCCTGGCCATGGGAGACCGGTTGAAAAAAATCGCCCCAGGGGTGCAGGCCGACCCCCGGGTCAACAAGTCCCTTTTTCGTCTCAACCGGGACATCCGCTTCAGCCATGACAAGACCCCTTATAAAACCCACCTGGGTATCTGGTTCTGGGAAGGTTCCAGACCCCGGATGGAATGTTCCGGTTTTTATTTTCATCTGGAACCGGAAAAGTTCATGTTGGGGGTGGGGCTTTATTGTTTTCCCAAAGACCTTCTGGACACCTACAGACAATCGGTCGTCCATCCGATCCATGGCCCGGCCCTGGCCAAGATCATCAAGGGGATCAAGAAGCAGGAAGGTTATTATTATGGGGGACAGCATTTCAAAAAAACCCCTCAGGGGTTTGACCCGAAGCACCCCAATGCCGAATTCCTGCTTTATAATGGACTCTATGCCGGAATTGAGATTCCTAACTCAACGGAACTGTTTTCTTCCGGTCTGGTGGACCTCTGCTTTGAACATTATAAAAAAATGGCCCCTCTCCACCGCTGGCTGCTGGCCCTGACCGAAAGGGGATAAAACAAGTTTCAAGATGCAAGTTTCAAGTAGGAAAAACTTCATATAAACTCTCTTTATTCCATTTTCATGTTCCGTGGTGCCCCAGTGAGGGCTGGGTATTTAATACTTTTTTGGAGGGTACTGATAATGAAAAAACTACTTCTTTTTTTGTCCATGTCCTTTTTTATTTTCTCTTCAATTTTTATTTTTTCTTCAATGGCCCTGGCCAAGGAAGGAAAAAAAGCCAAGGTTTTCAAAATCGGAATTACCCAGATCGTTTCCCATCCGGCTTTGGACGGGGCGGCCAAGGGATTTGAGGCCGCCCTGGCCGAAGCCGGATTCAAAGAAGGAGTAAACTGCTCTTTTGACCGCCAGAATGCCCAGGGAGAAATGGCCAATGCCCAAACCATAGCCCAGAAATTCCAGGATGCCAAGGTGGATCTGGTCCATAGCATCGCCACCCCGACCTCCCAGGCGGCCGTCAAAACCATAAAAAAAATCCCTATCGTCTTTTCCTGTGTCACCGATCCGGTCGATGCCGGTCTGGTCCCCAAAACCAGTTCCCCGGGAACCGGGTCCGGGACCAACGTCACCGGTGTCAGCGACCGTTGGCCTGTTTATCTCCAGCTTGAAATGTACACCAAGTTCGTTCCGAAGGCCAGGAAATGGGGCACTATCTATAGCGCCGGGGAGGCTAATTCTCTGGTTCTGGTCAAGGAAATGCGGGAGGCGGCTAAAAAATTAGGCTTGGAATTGCATGAAGCTACGGTATCCGGCAGCGCCGAGGTCTTTCAGGCTGCCCAGTCTTTGGCCGGAAAGGTTCAGGCTATTACTATTACCGCCGATAATACGGCGGTCTCCGCCTTTGAAGCCATTGTCAAGGTCTGTAATGAAAACAAGATCCCCCTCTTTGCCGGAGATATAGACAGCGTGTCCCGGGGGGCCATAGCCGCCTATGGACT
Encoded here:
- a CDS encoding DUF2461 domain-containing protein, which produces MDIFSGFSGFPKQSLSFFKDLALNNTKMWFDQHKEVYEQQVMAPARDFILAMGDRLKKIAPGVQADPRVNKSLFRLNRDIRFSHDKTPYKTHLGIWFWEGSRPRMECSGFYFHLEPEKFMLGVGLYCFPKDLLDTYRQSVVHPIHGPALAKIIKGIKKQEGYYYGGQHFKKTPQGFDPKHPNAEFLLYNGLYAGIEIPNSTELFSSGLVDLCFEHYKKMAPLHRWLLALTERG
- a CDS encoding ABC transporter substrate-binding protein produces the protein MKKLLLFLSMSFFIFSSIFIFSSMALAKEGKKAKVFKIGITQIVSHPALDGAAKGFEAALAEAGFKEGVNCSFDRQNAQGEMANAQTIAQKFQDAKVDLVHSIATPTSQAAVKTIKKIPIVFSCVTDPVDAGLVPKTSSPGTGSGTNVTGVSDRWPVYLQLEMYTKFVPKARKWGTIYSAGEANSLVLVKEMREAAKKLGLELHEATVSGSAEVFQAAQSLAGKVQAITITADNTAVSAFEAIVKVCNENKIPLFAGDIDSVSRGAIAAYGLDYFLIGQTAGTKAARILKGEKAGDVPWGLGERFNLVINEKAAKAQGVTIPPALLKKAQKTIKE